One window of the Lepidochelys kempii isolate rLepKem1 chromosome 23, rLepKem1.hap2, whole genome shotgun sequence genome contains the following:
- the SIRT2 gene encoding NAD-dependent protein deacetylase sirtuin-2 isoform X1 — MAERDAAGAGGNEAERGLDSPDSDSDSENGGASGESEMDFLRNLLSRTLGLGSEKPEKVLDELTLDGVSRFMQSEKCRNVVCIVGAGISTSAGIPDFRSPGTGLYANLQSYNLPYPEAIFEINYFKQHPEPFFALARELYPGQFKPTVCHYFIRLLKEKGLLLRCYTQNIDTLERVAGLDQEDLVEAHGTFFTSHCLGSSCKKQYTLDWMKEKIFSTVTPKCDQCQSLVKPDIVFFGESLPPRFFTLMQSDFQKVDLLIVMGTSLQVQPFASLVSRVPTNTPRLLINKEKTGQSDPFMSLMGLSTGMDFDSEKAYRDVAWLGECDQGCTALAELLGWKNELEALVKKEHSAIDAKPGQAGEAGASPSLPPAGATASPSSPPAKPGSSPEKESDAGNKTE; from the exons ATGGCCGAGCGGGACG CGGCTGGTGCCGGAGGAAATGAGGCAGAGAGGGGCTTGGACTCTCCT GACTCTGATTCTGACTCCGAAAACGGTGGTGCCTCTGGAGAGTCTGAAA TGGATTTCCTGCGAAACCTCCTGTCCCGGACGCTGGGCCTGGGCAGCGAGAAGCCGGAGAAGGTGCTGGATGAGCTGACGCTGGATGGAGTGAGCCGCTTCATGCAGAGCGAGAAGT GCAGGAACGTCGTCTGCATAGTGGGCGCTGGGATCTCGACCT CTGCCGGGATCCCGGACTTCCGGTCGCCCGGCACGGGGCTCTATGCCAATCTGCAGAGCTACAACCTTCCGTACCCTGAAGCCATCTTCGAAATCAACTACTTCAAG CAACACCCGGAGCCGTTCTTTGCCCTTGCCAGGGAGCTATATCCAGGCCAGTTTAAG CCCACCGTGTGCCACTATTTCATCCGGCTGCTGAAGGAGAAGGGTTTGCTGCTGCGCTGTTACACGCAG AACATTGACACGTTGGAGCGGGTGGCCGGCCTGGACCAGGAAGATCTGGTGGAAGCCCACGGCACCTTCTTCACCTCTCATTGTCTCGGCTCCTCCTGCAAGAAGCAGTACACCCTGGACTGGATGAAAG AAAAGATTTTCTCGACTGTCACCCCAAAGTGCGACCAATGTCAGAGTCTGGTGAAGCCAG ATATTGTGTTCTTTGGGGAGAGCCTGCCCCCCCGCTTCTTCACACTCATGCAGTCG GATTTCCAGAAGGTGGATCTGCTCATCGTCATGGGCACGTCACTGCAGGTGCAGCCCTTCGCCTCCCTCGTCAGCAG GGTGCCCACAAACACCCCAAGGCTGCTGATTAACAAGGAGAAGACGGGACAG AGCGATCCCTTCATGTCCCTTATGGGCCTCAGCACCGGCATGGACTTCGACTCAGAAAAGGCCTACAG ggatgtGGCATGGCTCGGGGAGTGTGACCAAGGCTGCACAGCACTGGCCGAGCTGCTGGGATGGAAG AACGAGCTGGAGGCGCTGGTGAAGAAGGAGCACTCTGCCATCGATGCCAAACCGGGGCAGGCCGGCGAGGCCGGGGCAAGCCCCTCTCTTCCCCCGGCTGGGGCCACGGCaagcccctcctctcccccagcgaAGCCAGGGTCATCGCCCGAGAAGGAAAGCGACGCCGGAAACAAGACGGAATGA
- the SIRT2 gene encoding NAD-dependent protein deacetylase sirtuin-2 isoform X3 — translation MAERDAAGAGGNEAERGLDSPDSDSDSENGGASGESEMDFLRNLLSRTLGLGSEKPEKVLDELTLDGVSRFMQSEKCRNVVCIVGAGISTSAGIPDFRSPGTGLYANLQSYNLPYPEAIFEINYFKQHPEPFFALARELYPGQFKPTVCHYFIRLLKEKGLLLRCYTQNIDTLERVAGLDQEDLVEAHGTFFTSHCLGSSCKKQYTLDWMKEKIFSTVTPKCDQCQSLVKPDIVFFGESLPPRFFTLMQSDFQKVDLLIVMGTSLQVQPFASLVSRVPTNTPRLLINKEKTGQSDPFMSLMGLSTGMDFDSEKAYRDVAWLGECDQGCTALAELLGWKRWLHLRAGEGSPYAWYGRAS, via the exons ATGGCCGAGCGGGACG CGGCTGGTGCCGGAGGAAATGAGGCAGAGAGGGGCTTGGACTCTCCT GACTCTGATTCTGACTCCGAAAACGGTGGTGCCTCTGGAGAGTCTGAAA TGGATTTCCTGCGAAACCTCCTGTCCCGGACGCTGGGCCTGGGCAGCGAGAAGCCGGAGAAGGTGCTGGATGAGCTGACGCTGGATGGAGTGAGCCGCTTCATGCAGAGCGAGAAGT GCAGGAACGTCGTCTGCATAGTGGGCGCTGGGATCTCGACCT CTGCCGGGATCCCGGACTTCCGGTCGCCCGGCACGGGGCTCTATGCCAATCTGCAGAGCTACAACCTTCCGTACCCTGAAGCCATCTTCGAAATCAACTACTTCAAG CAACACCCGGAGCCGTTCTTTGCCCTTGCCAGGGAGCTATATCCAGGCCAGTTTAAG CCCACCGTGTGCCACTATTTCATCCGGCTGCTGAAGGAGAAGGGTTTGCTGCTGCGCTGTTACACGCAG AACATTGACACGTTGGAGCGGGTGGCCGGCCTGGACCAGGAAGATCTGGTGGAAGCCCACGGCACCTTCTTCACCTCTCATTGTCTCGGCTCCTCCTGCAAGAAGCAGTACACCCTGGACTGGATGAAAG AAAAGATTTTCTCGACTGTCACCCCAAAGTGCGACCAATGTCAGAGTCTGGTGAAGCCAG ATATTGTGTTCTTTGGGGAGAGCCTGCCCCCCCGCTTCTTCACACTCATGCAGTCG GATTTCCAGAAGGTGGATCTGCTCATCGTCATGGGCACGTCACTGCAGGTGCAGCCCTTCGCCTCCCTCGTCAGCAG GGTGCCCACAAACACCCCAAGGCTGCTGATTAACAAGGAGAAGACGGGACAG AGCGATCCCTTCATGTCCCTTATGGGCCTCAGCACCGGCATGGACTTCGACTCAGAAAAGGCCTACAG ggatgtGGCATGGCTCGGGGAGTGTGACCAAGGCTGCACAGCACTGGCCGAGCTGCTGGGATGGAAG aggtggctgcatctccgcGCCGGTGAGGGGTCTCCGTACGCATGGTACGGCAGAGCGAGCTGA
- the SIRT2 gene encoding NAD-dependent protein deacetylase sirtuin-2 isoform X2, which produces MDFLRNLLSRTLGLGSEKPEKVLDELTLDGVSRFMQSEKCRNVVCIVGAGISTSAGIPDFRSPGTGLYANLQSYNLPYPEAIFEINYFKQHPEPFFALARELYPGQFKPTVCHYFIRLLKEKGLLLRCYTQNIDTLERVAGLDQEDLVEAHGTFFTSHCLGSSCKKQYTLDWMKEKIFSTVTPKCDQCQSLVKPDIVFFGESLPPRFFTLMQSDFQKVDLLIVMGTSLQVQPFASLVSRVPTNTPRLLINKEKTGQSDPFMSLMGLSTGMDFDSEKAYRDVAWLGECDQGCTALAELLGWKNELEALVKKEHSAIDAKPGQAGEAGASPSLPPAGATASPSSPPAKPGSSPEKESDAGNKTE; this is translated from the exons A TGGATTTCCTGCGAAACCTCCTGTCCCGGACGCTGGGCCTGGGCAGCGAGAAGCCGGAGAAGGTGCTGGATGAGCTGACGCTGGATGGAGTGAGCCGCTTCATGCAGAGCGAGAAGT GCAGGAACGTCGTCTGCATAGTGGGCGCTGGGATCTCGACCT CTGCCGGGATCCCGGACTTCCGGTCGCCCGGCACGGGGCTCTATGCCAATCTGCAGAGCTACAACCTTCCGTACCCTGAAGCCATCTTCGAAATCAACTACTTCAAG CAACACCCGGAGCCGTTCTTTGCCCTTGCCAGGGAGCTATATCCAGGCCAGTTTAAG CCCACCGTGTGCCACTATTTCATCCGGCTGCTGAAGGAGAAGGGTTTGCTGCTGCGCTGTTACACGCAG AACATTGACACGTTGGAGCGGGTGGCCGGCCTGGACCAGGAAGATCTGGTGGAAGCCCACGGCACCTTCTTCACCTCTCATTGTCTCGGCTCCTCCTGCAAGAAGCAGTACACCCTGGACTGGATGAAAG AAAAGATTTTCTCGACTGTCACCCCAAAGTGCGACCAATGTCAGAGTCTGGTGAAGCCAG ATATTGTGTTCTTTGGGGAGAGCCTGCCCCCCCGCTTCTTCACACTCATGCAGTCG GATTTCCAGAAGGTGGATCTGCTCATCGTCATGGGCACGTCACTGCAGGTGCAGCCCTTCGCCTCCCTCGTCAGCAG GGTGCCCACAAACACCCCAAGGCTGCTGATTAACAAGGAGAAGACGGGACAG AGCGATCCCTTCATGTCCCTTATGGGCCTCAGCACCGGCATGGACTTCGACTCAGAAAAGGCCTACAG ggatgtGGCATGGCTCGGGGAGTGTGACCAAGGCTGCACAGCACTGGCCGAGCTGCTGGGATGGAAG AACGAGCTGGAGGCGCTGGTGAAGAAGGAGCACTCTGCCATCGATGCCAAACCGGGGCAGGCCGGCGAGGCCGGGGCAAGCCCCTCTCTTCCCCCGGCTGGGGCCACGGCaagcccctcctctcccccagcgaAGCCAGGGTCATCGCCCGAGAAGGAAAGCGACGCCGGAAACAAGACGGAATGA